The genome window GCCAAGAAAAATCAGAAAAGGAGATGGCTGAGGTTGATTGGATGGAAGGGCACATTGGAAATTTTTGGAGAATATTATTTTATTCCACAATGAACATTAAATCCAtgtgctctattgagtactTGCCTTTCAGGTTCCACTACCTTCTGCACTGCAGACCACTGCACGGATCAAAGAAGAACCATGATTAATGAGATATAGCTGGAAACTCATGATACTTCTTCCTTTACATTGGGCAGGTGGAGGGGGTATGAATAATTTGATTTCTTATGGTATGTTTTACTACATTGAGATTGGCAGAATCCCTTTAACCTTGAACATCTTAAAAACAAACTCTTATGCAGCTCCTGCTACTAGCAACTACAGAAAGATGAAAAATCCAGCGATCCATAACATGTTTGacagtgaaaaggggaaggaacaGTTGGGCACAGCACTTGCCCAATATATACGAATTCTGGCCATTATTTAGTTACTCTCCTCAACAGTTATTCACCCTCAAGAACAGCTTTGAAGATCAAAACTGGTTGTATGACAGGATATATAAGGGAAAAAAGAGTCTGAAGTTGTTGGAAGAAGGGCTTACATGGGAAGATCATGAAGTAAATGAGAACAACCGCTTTCCTTCTTTTGCTGATTTGATTTTCATCACAAGCTCTTCGCGCTGAGCTTCTACTTCAGCATATTTGAGGCTCATGTTCAGGTAGCGCTCACGAAGGTCTCTTAATTCTGATTCCATTGGTGAGTTTGTTTGCTCATTTCTGTCTTTTGGTGTAACCTCATCTCCAGTCATCAATTTTCTAGGAGATTCGAATCGATTCTTCCTACCTTCAGATGTTAATCTGCGTGCAAGTTATTAAGAGTCAAATATCTGATGTAATGAAAATAACGTCGCACCAAAGAATATCCAGCTCTCTTGGGGATATGGTTATGATCAATTATGTGTCATATTGGGTTCTGCTGGCATTCACCTTTTAAGCTGAACATGATACattttatttgcttctttagCCTTGGTAAGTTCTTCCTCTAGTGATTGAATCTTCAAGAGAGGGTCTCCAGCAGGATGAGGAATTTCATCAGAAATTTCATATCCATCTTCACTCTGTattggaaaaataaaatgaaaaggaagcctgaaggagttagacaatacgattacaaaaaaataaaaaaccactTAGATTAATATCCACCACTGGAAATCAAAGATTCAGAGGttgtatatataaaaagaaattttaaaaatttcacaATGGCTGTAAAAATGCAGAAGCGAAAAGGAAATGGTCATTGTACCTCTTTTTGATGCCGATTCTTGTAAGAAGTTATGTTAGATGCTTTGTGATTATTTGCTTCTTCCTGCGTCAATTTTAGTGCTTCTTCAAGTGCTTGAGCTTTAGTCATACTCTCATATTTCTCTTCCTCGAGTAGTTGGATCTTCTGCTGAAATTTCTCGTTTTCCCTCTTTATCCGGCTGAGCTCAAATTTAAGCTCATCATCCTGTGCACAGAATGTCTCTTTTTCCACTAGATCATCTGCCATCTCCAAAAGCTTTTCTTCCAAGGTGATTCTGCTCTTTTTACAGTCCTCTAATTCAGCCACAGCTTCCTGCAAGGTAGAAATCTTCTCCACTAATGAATTTTTCTCTAACTTCAATTCTTCACATTCTCCAGATATTTGGTTTAATGATGCCTCGAGTTTCTCTTTCTCAGACTTTGACGCATTGAGCTTCTTCGTTAATGTCAAAACCTTATCTTGATGATGTGCTACTTTTAGCAACTGCGTCTTCAGATTTGAAGATTCTTCCATTAGCTGTTGTCGTTCATATTCACAAACTGTAAGCTTTAGCTCAAGATCATTAACATCAGTCTTGAACTTTTCATCCCCATGTTTGTATTTCTGTAGCGACTTCAACAGTCTATCATTATCAGTCTTCAGCTTTTCCATGTTCTGTTTGAAGGTCGCAAGCTCAGCCACCAAGCCTTGTACCTTCTCCTCAGATTCTATTTTCATATTATTGAGGTCACTTTCCAGTTTGGCTTGTAAGTGAGATACTTCATGCTCACATTCAGAGGTTATTCTATCCCTTTCTTCATGAGCTGCAGAAAGTTTCCTGGTGAGATGTTTTACCTCTTGTTGTAAATTCTCAACTTCAGCTTTGTGTTCCATATATATCTGATTGAGCAACATTTCACCTTGATCAAGTTTCTCTTTGTGTCTTCTGTTTTCATCAAGAAGTGTATCTAATTCTGCAGTTAAAATCTTCTCTCTTGAAGCACTATCTTCCAGCACTGAAGAAAGTTTTGCTTCCAGAAGTTCTATTTTCTTAGAGCTATCAGCAAAACTTGCATGCGACTCCTTCAACTTTGTCTCCAGGTGGGAATGAAGCTCATGCAATTCCAAGTTCTTATTCTTTAAATCTCCATTAGTTTTTTTAAGTAAATTACACTCATCAATCAGACTCTCATTGGCTGCTTGTAGCTTGgtattttcttttctcaaacATTTACATTCTTCTTTAGCTGCAGACAATTGATTATTTCTGTCCTCTAGATTGTGCTTCAGATCCATCTTTTGAGTCTCCATATCAGTTCTCAATTTTGTGATCTCATCTTGCAGCGTCAGGACAAGATGTTTTGATTTTTCTAGCTCCAGTTCACTTGCATCCGTCTCAACCGTCAAAGACCTCAGTTGAACATCCAAGTCGGATATGTGAGCCGACAGCTGCATATTTTCTTGCTCTAAATCTGATATACGGATCTCCAGTTCGTGCTTCCCACTTTCCAGTTCTGAGGATTTTCTTTCCAAATATTTATTTACAGAAGTTTGAGAATCAACACTACTGCTAAGCACTATTAAATCATTTTGCAAATCAGTCAAGCATTTTGTAGCAATCTCACTTTCTTTAAGGAAAACTTCCATGTTATCCTCTAGCTCCGCTTTGTCATCTTGAAGATCTGAAAACTTAGACTCTAATGCACTTTGACTCTGCAGAAGCTTGCTAATCTCCTCTTCTTTCGATAGCAGATTAACCTCAAGtgtctgtaatttcaaacttttttCAGCCAATTCCTCCccaagttcttcaatttttactTCCAGTTCGATATTCAACCTCTCAAGTTCTTTGATGGACAAGTTATAGTCGTTTCCTATCTCATCAAGTACTTCCTTCTTCAGCTTCTCTTTGAGACTATGCATTTCGTATTCTTGATAACTCACTTCGGACCCAGATATGGAAAAACCATTGGTTAAAAGCTTATTGGATGGCCGAGATGTGCTTTCCGCCATTGCATTGTCATTTATCTCTTTTAGTTTGCTCAAGAGCTGAAACTTTTCATCCGTCAGTTCAGTACAGTCCCTTTCAAGCATCTGCAACTTCTCTTTCAGGGCTTTGATTTCTCCGATCAGATCTGCATTCTCTGCAATAATGGAATCCATTGTTGCAGGTTGTCTTTCTTGGATAGAGCTATCCATTTCAGTGAGTTTTAATGGTAGCGTTGAGACGTTCTCCATCTCAAGTTTCTGCTTTTCAATGGTCTCTTCCAGCTCTTGAAGCACACTCACAAGCTCAAGATTTGATTCTTGACTCCTCATCAACTGCAGAGCCAAGTCATTATTGGATTCCttttgaaatttaatttcatcTTGCAGTTCCTTTTGTACATGGGTTACCCCTTCATCTTGAAATAGTGAATCCTCTGATGAAGATGGATTTATCATTGACTTCTCTAACTGTAGCTTCAGTTGTGCAACTTCCTTTTGCAAACCATCACGTTCTGCACAAGCTGCTGAAAGCTCCATGCTCAGATTCGACTGTTTTTTGTATTGATCCGAGTATTCTTTCTTCATTATCTCCAAATCAAGCATGTGCTTCCGCGCATTCCTCTCCCACGTCTTAGCTTCCTTGCGAAGCTCTTCGATTGTATCTTCTGCAGCTTCAAAAAGGTTTCTGGAAGAACCAAATGTTCTCAAATCTTTTTGATTTTCCTGAAACTGGTATTCTGAGTCCATATGCTGTGAATTAAAGGATGAGTAATTTGATTGACAATGATTGCcagcatgagaatttgttggtgGAGCACTATTCTGGAAGCCGCTGGTTAGTTCTTGTCCACCAATCCGATTATGGTCATTGCCATTTAAGTTGCTACCAGAAGAGAGCCTTTCCTCCATGGAATTTGCAGCTGAGTCATACCCGTGATGTGAACCTGAAGCAGTATAGAAAATTTCTTCCTACAATAAAAAGAACATTATCTTAGTTTCAGGGATGAAAAATGGCTAACATCAAGTAGCACAATCGCCCATGCCCAATTTTTCGCTCTAGGacttaaattatttaattgatcCACAATGTGCAATGCACACTAACAAGAAGTATCACTTAATGATGGTCTGAAGCAGAATGTTTCATGCGAGAATTTAACGTATTCCATCATTGGTTTCACTATCACCTTACAGGAATGATCAAGCATGAGACTAACTGAACAAAAATTGCATTTATCAGCAAAGAGCAATATACATTTCTGGTTTGAGCAAAAGACAGATGTAGTCCAATGTAAGATGTAGCCATACCATACTCCCAGGTTCTATGTCAAGCTCTTTATGGGAGTAGGAGCTTGAACTCCTCGTAGATGCACTGTGAGATGCTTCTGATTTGACATCCACATTCGGAGAGTCGGGATTCAAATCATCCTCATTTGAATTGGACTTTTTGGGTGTAGTTTCCCTGATTTCTGTTCTTGGTGTCAAGCAGTGGATTTTGAGCTGGAAACCAGATTGAAAACAAAACATTAGACTACTAGGGCAAGAACTCTCAAGGGAATCATATATTGACAAAAACCTATTCACTAGTgcagaaagaaaatcaattgaaCCATCTTGGCCATTACGCCATCCTCCCCTAATGTCACAATTAGTGGGTTACAGGAATAATTGCTACTTTAGACTCTCGTCCTAAAATCTTTGGCAGATATTGTCTATTGATTGCCTAATTTTGTCCACCATACAAGTCATTGAATTTTTCtttaaggaaaggaaaaaaaaaaaccctgggTTCTCATTGCTCCATTCCTTGCACTAGAAGCAATAATCAATGGCTACTACCATGATGAATTTCAATCCATTAGGCTAACAATGGTATGTAATTGAGAGCACAATTCCTGAAACTTACTTGTAAAACAGTTCCATGATTGTTCTTCTTCAATGGAAATTGAAGAGGAACAGGATCACTTGAACCCACATAGCTTGCCATATTCACTGTTGCCTCTCCAAGAATGCCAGATCTGGCTGATCCCTAAATCACACAACATTCAAATACTATAAAATCACAATTATTCtgtaagaagaaaaagaacaagaacatCATAATTTTTGGCCTACCATGGCAACAACAAGCTTGAAAAGGCACTCTTCTTCAAGCTCCTTTGAAGAATCTTCCCCTGAAACCCAAATAGACTCCAACAGAGTCTCCGTCCATCGACAGTTCCCATTTCGCACCAACGCCTTACTCAATTTCGCAATCGTTTTCCCCGTCTCCACCGCAATTATACTCACATACAACCTCTCCCACCCCTTCGGGACCTGCAAACACACAGCCAATCACACAATTCACACACACAGTCACACACccacatatatatacttatacatatatataaacaattctGGTATTTTATACTTCTTTatttttaaccgatgtgggattgtTTTAATAACCTGGAGAGCCTTGAAATGAGAGAGTTTGAAATCAATCTTCTCTCCTGATTTGGCAGGCTTAGACTTCTGCAACCTTAacatttcttctcttcttcttcttcttcttattcttcttctttctaaaACCTCTGTGTTCGTTCTTGCTTAGTTAAACAGCCAAAATGGTTGATTTTAGCGATGTTAGCTGGTTGGTCATTGTTGTGCAGTTGTCGTTTTATGTCATACCAACCTTGGCATTTGCTTCAACAAGAACAACTTGTACTGCATGGGAGCAAAGTTTCTGTCTTTTCATTGTAGGAATTGAGTGTGAATGTTGAAACCGGCAATAACCAGTTTGGTTCCATGTTCAAACCAACACTTTTGCCTCTTTTAATGGTGTAGATTAAAATCCAACCCTTTTGCTTTGTTTACGTGTCTCAGTAAGAGACGTAGATGCAaacattcattatttttttatgtttgttaTAGCGTCTCCCGGGCTAGTTCTACAATAAACTGTACCAAACAGGCTTTGATTTCATCGAACAATGTTTTATTCTCCTCTAATTTTAGACGATTACtgtttattgttttttcttgGGGATCTACGAGTGGATTGAGACCGGGCGATGAGTTCTAGTAACATTGCCCTGTTGTTGTAATCTTGTACAACAGTATAAGTTCCAATCAGTGGTGGAGTTGGGATGCATTGTTACCGCGGTTAcactttctataatgataaacaattacATACTAAAATAACATACTAAGCGgataaaataatattagttaAAGTAACTCAAATAGTCATAGTTATAGTCATAAAAataaacatattacaatttgacaaataacaaagaaattacaGTTTTTTCTTACGAGTCTTCATATTCTGAAATCGCTTCATAATAGTCTCATTATCAATACTACTAAAaatttctttctcaatataGACAACCAAGCTATCATTCATCCATTTGTCTCCCATTCGGTTACGCAATCGACTCTTCACAATATTCATAGCAGAAAATACCCTCTCCACGGTTGCAGTTGCAACCGATAAGATCAATGTCAACGTGATAAGCGTATACACGAACGAAAACACTACATTCTTCTTTGTCTCTACCATCTTTTGAGCAAGACCCACAATACCTTTGATACCTGAAAATTTTCATTGTTACGCACATCAATAATATAAGTCTCAAGTTGATTACTAAGCATCATAGGATCCACCATAGAAAATTCTTCTGGATAGAATTCAGCAAGACAAACCAACATTTCTTTATTGAAAGGAGAAAATGAGTCACTATTCAAGCATGCTATACAACGAAGTAATTTTGTTGTCTCAGTGAACCGATTATCAAGCTCTTGAACTTGTCTATCTATGAGAGTGTTAAACAATTCAACTTCAAAATGAAACAAGTTGGTGATTTTTGGAGCATTCCTTCTTGGACGGCCACGAACTTTATATAAATCTTTCATGTTTGGAACATCAATGTCATGCTTGtcacaaaagcatgaaacttCCTCTAACAAACTATCCCAACCACTAGTTCTCATACTTCTCAAGCGTATCTTAGATGCTTTCACCAAATCCATTGCATTCTCAATGTCTTGATCTTTTCTTTGTAATGCTTGTGAGAGTTCATTTGTAAGTCCCAACATTTTCATCATTAAATGAAGAGTGAAAACAAAGTCAAAGGATTGCATTACCTCTAATAAGACAACAGCTCCAGTCTTATGTTCAAAGCTTGAACCATCGACTCTAATATATCAAAACAACACagtattacatatattaatttttttaaaaaaaaattgagtggggTTACTTGACCCCACTCTACCCTTCTATCTCCGCCCTTGGTTCCCATAGCGTATGTGGTGTAGAGTCTTGAACAACCGAATTAAAATGGATTCGGAGTTCTACACAATTCTCTAGAGTTTACCATTCACATAAATGGTAGGAAAAAATTAGGCAATTTTTAAGAGTTTCTTTTTTACCAATATAACAGTGGTGACATAAATACATATCCATATAATATTAAACTCAACTTTATTACCCATATAATATTCCACGCCATTGAGAATGACGTGACTAGTTTCGTGTTTTTACAATCATGACTATGTAATTAAATATGTATGAGAACCACATCTTGAAGATGAATTATTCCTAAAAGAAAGAACCttgaacaattgagaaaactaCTTAGCTCTTGTTTTGAGTGATCACTTGATTCATTACATCTTGAATTAAGAGTGACATGTTGAAGTAAGAAGATCCACCTTCTTCCATTACCTTTTTTGCTATTTTTCCAAGTTCTCTTGCTctgtttctcctctcttcaccTTCTTCTCCCTTGTCCATTAACATTTCTATGGCCTTAACAATATGGTTTTTCGTGACCAACACACCAAGCTCTTCTTCTTGTCCCCATCTAACCGGAATCTCCACGCCTACTCGAACTCCAGTCCTCAAAATCGCAACGACTAGCTTTTCGTTAAAGAATTGCTCAGAGAATTGAGGCCATGTTATCATCGGCACGCCAGAGTATACACCTTCTATGGTAGAGTTCCAACCACAATGTGTCAAGAACCCTCCTATTGCTGGGTGTGACAGTAGTAGAACTTGTGGAGCCCAACCTTTGATCACCAGTCCTCTTCCTTTGGTcctttcttcaaatctttccTCCATCAACCACTTCTCTAGCTCAAGATAAGATTTTTCCCCTGTTTTGGGAACAACCCAGATAAAtggttgttttgtttcctccaATGCCAATCCTAGTTCTATCAGTTGAGATGTAACTAGACGACACAAGCTACCAAGACAAGCGTAAATAACCGACCTTGGTTTGATTGAATCGAGCCAATCAAGGCATTGTTTCTCATCAATTGATGCCTTGTTTCCTCTCTCAAACTTGTCCAGAGTTTCCTTGTTAGTTAAAGAAACTGGCCCTATGCACCATACTTTTTTCTTTATGGCCTTCTGGTAGAAGTCAGCACAACCATGCTCTAATTCATCAAAACTGTTAACCACAACTCCAAAAGCTGTTGATTCGGCCTCTCTCATCTTGTCCCGAATATCGTCCAGATCGGGTAGGCTCACAAAAGTTCCTGGAAGCTGAGCCATTGTGACCTCAACCTTCTGTGGCAATCCTGGTATCACAAAAGGTTCCGAATCCGAAGATACCGAAAGGTGAGCATTATGAAGCTTGATATTATGAGAACTCAACAATGAAAAACATGACATTCCATGGAAAACAATCCGCGGAACGTTGAATCTTTTAGCAGTACATGATGTCCAGGAGATGCACTTGTCCGAGATTATGCAGCTTGGAGGGTTCTCATGCTGTTGAAGAAACTGCTCCAAAGGTTCTTGTAGCATGGCAAGTGCATTGTAGAATTTTCTTAGCAGGTTTCTTGAAGGCAAACTGTCGAGATTCTCGCAACCTACTGGCAGCCCCACTTCTTGGCATGGAAATGGAATCTGAAACAGCCTAATCGGGAGCCCTGATCTTTCCGCTCGATCGATGATCGTCTCGAATCTTGATGCATTTTGAGGGGTGGTGACCAAGGTGACAAGAACACCTCTTTCTGCAATTAGTCTCGCCATGTCAATCATTGGAATCATGTGGCCTTGAGCCATGAGTGGGATCAAGACGAAGTGTAATTGGCCTGAAATTGAGGCCATTGCTCA of Tripterygium wilfordii isolate XIE 37 chromosome 13, ASM1340144v1, whole genome shotgun sequence contains these proteins:
- the LOC120011826 gene encoding UDP-glycosyltransferase 73D1-like isoform X2; translation: MASISGQLHFVLIPLMAQGHMIPMIDMARLIAERGVLVTLVTTPQNASRFETIIDRAERSGLPIRLFQIPFPCQEVGLPVGCENLDSLPSRNLLRKFYNALAMLQEPLEQFLQQHENPPSCIISDKCISWTSCTAKRFNVPRIVFHGMSCFSLLSSHNIKLHNAHLSVSSDSEPFVIPGLPQKVEVTMAQLPGTFVSLPDLDDIRDKMREAESTAFGVVVNSFDELEHGCADFYQKAIKKKVWCIGPVSLTNKETLDKFERGNKASIDEKQCLDWLDSIKPRSVIYACLGSLCRLVTSQLIELGLALEETKQPFIWVVPKTGEKSYLELEKWLMEERFEERTKGRGLVIKGWAPQVLLLSHPAIGGFLTHCGWNSTIEGVYSGVPMITWPQFSEQFFNEKLVVAILRTGVRVGVEIPVRWGQEEELGVLVTKNHIVKAIEMLMDKGEEGEERRNRARELGKIAKKVMEEGGSSYFNMSLLIQDLVMKIKSAKEGKRLFSFTS
- the LOC120011826 gene encoding thyroid receptor-interacting protein 11-like isoform X1; translated protein: MLRLQKSKPAKSGEKIDFKLSHFKALQVPKGWERLYVSIIAVETGKTIAKLSKALVRNGNCRWTETLLESIWVSGEDSSKELEEECLFKLVVAMGSARSGILGEATVNMASYVGSSDPVPLQFPLKKNNHGTVLQLKIHCLTPRTEIRETTPKKSNSNEDDLNPDSPNVDVKSEASHSASTRSSSSYSHKELDIEPGSMEEIFYTASGSHHGYDSAANSMEERLSSGSNLNGNDHNRIGGQELTSGFQNSAPPTNSHAGNHCQSNYSSFNSQHMDSEYQFQENQKDLRTFGSSRNLFEAAEDTIEELRKEAKTWERNARKHMLDLEIMKKEYSDQYKKQSNLSMELSAACAERDGLQKEVAQLKLQLEKSMINPSSSEDSLFQDEGVTHVQKELQDEIKFQKESNNDLALQLMRSQESNLELVSVLQELEETIEKQKLEMENVSTLPLKLTEMDSSIQERQPATMDSIIAENADLIGEIKALKEKLQMLERDCTELTDEKFQLLSKLKEINDNAMAESTSRPSNKLLTNGFSISGSEVSYQEYEMHSLKEKLKKEVLDEIGNDYNLSIKELERLNIELEVKIEELGEELAEKSLKLQTLEVNLLSKEEEISKLLQSQSALESKFSDLQDDKAELEDNMEVFLKESEIATKCLTDLQNDLIVLSSSVDSQTSVNKYLERKSSELESGKHELEIRISDLEQENMQLSAHISDLDVQLRSLTVETDASELELEKSKHLVLTLQDEITKLRTDMETQKMDLKHNLEDRNNQLSAAKEECKCLRKENTKLQAANESLIDECNLLKKTNGDLKNKNLELHELHSHLETKLKESHASFADSSKKIELLEAKLSSVLEDSASREKILTAELDTLLDENRRHKEKLDQGEMLLNQIYMEHKAEVENLQQEVKHLTRKLSAAHEERDRITSECEHEVSHLQAKLESDLNNMKIESEEKVQGLVAELATFKQNMEKLKTDNDRLLKSLQKYKHGDEKFKTDVNDLELKLTVCEYERQQLMEESSNLKTQLLKVAHHQDKVLTLTKKLNASKSEKEKLEASLNQISGECEELKLEKNSLVEKISTLQEAVAELEDCKKSRITLEEKLLEMADDLVEKETFCAQDDELKFELSRIKRENEKFQQKIQLLEEEKYESMTKAQALEEALKLTQEEANNHKASNITSYKNRHQKESEDGYEISDEIPHPAGDPLLKIQSLEEELTKAKEANKMYHVQLKRLTSEGRKNRFESPRKLMTGDEVTPKDRNEQTNSPMESELRDLRERYLNMSLKYAEVEAQREELVMKIKSAKEGKRLFSFTS